Sequence from the Drosophila innubila isolate TH190305 chromosome 3L unlocalized genomic scaffold, UK_Dinn_1.0 0_D_3L, whole genome shotgun sequence genome:
TCTCAAAGGGAATCCATGAGACACGCGCTACATTCTACATATCTTCACATTctattttcttctttctttctatttttttttttttttgttttttctgtatcttattttttttgctgtaagTTTTTAAACTATGTATTTTCAGCAACATACCCtctaagtatgtatgtatatctgaCTCGAGAAATGTAGACTTCTGGCCATAGTGCCCTATATATTATTGTATCAACACCATTTGTAAATGTACCGATAACACGATGTTGTTCCTTTTTATAACATGATTGTAAAATACCGAGTCAGTGCTCCCAAGCATTTCCCCATCTAAGTACTATTGTTAAACATTCGATTGTATATTTAGTTATTGTTAAAACTGTGACATGTACATGTATTCATATGGCTAAGAAACCCGAACCCGGCAGCTGGCAAACTCCTCCCCTTTTGGATGGTGCTCATCCCCTTTGAAGGCAGACAGAATGAGAGCGAAAGCGAGGGAATTGCATGAGACTACACTACAACTTCTTCAAAGACTTGTGAAAGGCGGGCCATCCATGACTTTGTGTGTAATCTGAACTGAACTTCCTGGGGGCGTTTTCGACTCTCGTATCTGGTGGTCTACATGCAGCAGTAAAGGCGAGCATCCGTTTCTAAATTGGCCGAGCAGAAGTAGCTTCATCTCTGAGCTGAACTGTGAACGCCACTTCAAATACGTCAGCCATACCATATATGGATGGGAAATGGGGCATCCATCATGGCATCCCTTGAATCTCTCGAGCTCTTCTTCGAGTGTTCTTCGACTTCAACTGATGTCGCAGCATTCGATAATTCTCTTGATATTCATTGGCCCATATCTGATGGTGTGGAGTCTGCAGTCTGCAGTCTGAGATCATCACAACCACATGTCTTAACGGTTTCGACGCTTCCTTATCTCATGAAGCTGCCACCGAACTAACCTGGAAGAACTTCGCTTGCTTTAGTATCGTCACATCCTTGAAACGTATACGTCTTCATTTATCTCATGGTTGAGCACCTTTTCGTCCGAGCCAAGTCGGATCAATTCTGAGGAGAGTGGATCAACCGATCCGGGGTACAACTCCTGCTCTACAACTTCACTACTAACCATaatcaagaaaacaaaaaaaagaccatCACTTTCATCGACACGCACGcacagcaccaccaccactacaactacaaccacTATTTGTTCCGCTCTTCGTATGGTGGTCATAGGACATGACATACGTATAcgtgatatacatatatgggaTAGTTTTTTCGTTATCTGTTTTGTGATGCTGGATATTCTGACGCTAAGGACAACTTCATATTAATCACCGCTTAATCTTCGCATTTGgcaacactcacacatattTCCCCTGCAGTTGGGGTCCCGGTGGCAGCTAGGATAGGATTATCTACTCGAATCAGATCGTATTTGGTTTATCTTCCACTACAAAATATGGGCGTTCAATTTCTACCGTTTTCTGAGTGGCGCTTAGAGTTTTCTTGAAGGATCGCAATTGTTTTTCGTTTAACACTTGAATTTCGTACCAAATTTGGGACAACACTTGAATTTATCGACGGCAGCGTGGGAAACCAAGTATTGAATGCAGCGAGGGACACCACAAATTGACGGCAGCGTGGGATACCACAAATTGACGGCAGCGCGGGATACCATGTCTTTGGACATCATCGAGGGATTCGCATGTTTTTCAACGTGGGATTTTGTTAGGGCTTCGGTTAGGCGAGGGCGCTAGGGACAACGCTTCTACTCAATAGGCAACAGCTTCGATCGGGCGACGTGGGATACAATTTGACGGCGGCGTGGGAGAAATCCAAATCGGACCGGAACTACGGCGAGGGATGCCAGCAATGACTGCGGCGTGGGAGCCTTTGATTGACGGCGGCGTGGGAATGCATTTGACCGCGGCGTGGGTGTCTTCCTGACGGCGGCGTGGGAGCACTTGACAGCGGCGTGGGATTTCCTTGACGGCGGCGTGGGATTTCCTGACGGCGGCGTGGGATTTCCTGACAGCGGCGTGGGATCTCTTTGACGGCGGCGCGGGAGCCTCATCGGTTTTGGTTTATTTCTATGATCATCGTCGGTATTCCCATGCAACACAACACGACCGGCTAATTAAAGCTAATATTCATATGTTCAAAGCTGATATACCATCCTACATTCTAAAATAGCCGTGTATTGCTGACATCTATGTAGATCCGTAATCGTCGTCccagtatatatttaattaacatgaCAATTATCCATCGCACCCTTGACTTAACAACCCCATAACTGGAGCCAATCATCATCTCTGCATTTACtctctatatctatatatataattacgCTATTAAAATGGTTCCTGGAATACCGGAAAGCAAGCAATTTAACACGATGATCCAGATAATCTGTTGAGCATTTACGGATTATCTGCTGAATAAATgctgattttttgaaaaaatgaaaacaaatttgactTCTTACTGGGGGCCATACAAATATAAAGTACGTGAAGAAACTgctttgaaaaaacaaaataaaccaGTTTTAATTGTCTAGActctagatatttatttttttttttaactttttttactcAATTATCAACTagtaaattataacaaaaaaaattcgaaatacaaataaagtaccaataaaaattgatcaaatcAGTTGCTTGACATACCGTATATACAATATGTTTTATTGagaatagtttttaattacacTTTGGGGTTTAGTTTCTACCACAACTTGAAGAGCTTTCCAAATACACTGGTGCTGTTGTGTGGCCGATATCCTCCTTGAACAGCTGTAAGATTTGCTGGGCGGTAACCGTTGCCACCATAGACGGGCTGTGGATTGCCATTATAGACGGGCTGTGGATTGAAACCGAATCCGAAATTGGGCTGAGGTTGATTAAGAGAAACGTGGTTATAGAATCCAATGTTGGGTTGCTGGACAGCCGGCCTGCTCTGGTTATAGCCAGGGTGATAGTTATGGGCCGGCACACCATACGTTACATTTGGACGATGATGATTCAAGTTCCGGGCAAAGGAAGTCACCTCAGGATTGAAGCAAACAAACAGCAGAGCTGCGTTAAATGAGATGTGAAATGTCAAGCGGGAAGTACatcaaatattgataaaagtaAGCTCTAACCTACGGCTACAGCCAATTGATAAGATTTGAACATCTTGATAGCTTTATTTCCTGTGAGTGGTGCGAAAGCTTCGAACTACGAAATGGAACTGACGGCAAAGCACAATATGGACCACGAAAGTAACGGCAACTGCGCTTATCAGTCCATGAGACAACAAAGTTTTGTAATCACCTACGTAGCATATAGACAACTGTAGAAAGTACTCTTATCGACaacagtttttaagaaaaatgtttgttttcgCTAAGTCTGACGCAAAAAAACAGATGTCATACTTATgttttacagtttttatttttacatctgatattaaatatataactaaACATATGTACGattatttgtacatttatGATTCATCTACAtggacaaaaaaataacagaaagtattaaattcagtttaaaattataaattaatttattaaaccataaaaatattttgtttttaaagttgaaaacaaagaaataatatgATGAAAGATATTTTATCGTTTAACtaaatatgacatttttaattataaatgtttttcatttattttgtattattataattcataTTAGCTTTGAGATTTTAGTATGATCTTAGGTAAATCAAAGTGTTGCatagttgtttgtttttaatttacacttCGAAAATTAacacacattttaaattctatatCGCAGCTATTTTTGTCAGTGTAGTTTCAGCCGCGTTGCATGGGAAATAAACCTTGGCAGCTGCCTCGCCTTACAATTTGTACGTCTGAAAGTAAACATTGAGTCATGAATTGAAAGTATCTGGAATATCAGGTGTCTGATACTTACCTGCACCACAATACCGAGCACAGTTGAACTTCTGCTCGTTGAGATATAGTTGCCTATTACTGCCACAGATGGGATTATACTCCGCCGTTGTGGGACAACGTCCATAACAGTCTAGAAACTCAGGTGTTGGAGCCGGTGCGGCGTCGACAAAAGGTGCCATTGTGGCTAACACTGGCATATTGTTGATCAGCACAAAATCTCCAGTGGAACGCGCAGTTGGCCTTGTTCCTATCGTAGGCGTTGAACTTGTTGTGGTTGCGAAGATCAGGAAATCTTGGCCAGGTATCTGTGCACTTGTGATAACAGCACAAGCTGTTAACAATAATGTTTGTAGACACTTATCCATCATAATATTAGATAGTTTAAACTGCTGAACTGAAACGCTCTAAGTTTGCGTTCACACTAAGTCCAAGTTGGCCAAGTTAGTGCATAGTTAATAAGtctaaataacaaattatatatacaaatacatatatttatatatataggtgTGCAAATGATTTTATGGGACAGGTTTTCAGCGATGTATTTCTGGTAAATCCAGTTGCGATTTGAGTTGTTTTCAATCGATTGCGATAACCTAATAAGTGGGGACATCCCCAAAAGCAACAAccgtttaaaaaaattcaaaattgacCGCTGGAAAATCTCCAgttaagattttaattaaagatagAATATTTAGTCTATTTAATTAACCTATAATAATAGTATTATAAGGCGCGGCAGTTATGCGTGGACCGGGCATAGAGTGCGTGGGAGAAACGTATTGCATGGACTGTTCCAATTTCTTATAGGCAGCGCTACGAAAACCAATATTAGCTGGAAGAAAATGcagaaattaaatgtaatcttCCAGGAAATTTGTGACAAATATACAACTTACAGTTCGATGTGCGTGGCACGCTTTTGGGATTCATAGTTTCTCCGGCTTCATCCTGCAAATCTGGATTGATTGCCCGCTGCAGACATTTGCCCATGTGTATGCCACGTCGGGGTCGACCACAGCGACAAATCTCCACCAGATTCTTGTGCATTTCCGGTGAAATAAAGTGTGTGTCACCCTTACCATCATGCTCATAGGGACAGATCTCTAAAATTCACAGCTATGTTAAGCTTATAATGATATTATTAATCTTAGCAAACCTTGTAATGTCAGTTTCTCCTTTAACTTTTTGTCAATCTCATCCTGATGATAAAACTTATTTGTCTCAGTTTCGGCAATTTTCGTCCAAACCTGAGGATAATTTCGACGGGATTTGTGCTCCATGCGCACTCCCtcttttctgtaaaaaattttGCTAAGAATCTGTAAAGATTATAGATTTTAAACTTACACTTTTCCAATAAACTTGGCTGGATCCATTTCGAGATTTTCTCTAGATTTTTGGCTCTATAGAATATTTACTCTGCagtttttagatatttatatttgttattggtGGTTACTTTTCCTTAGCAACATTAATAGTTACTTGGGCGTCCGTACTATcgattgtatttattaattttcagcaATTCTGAGGAGCTATTCTATCAAATGGCTTTCAAGGACTTCCAggattcaattaaaaattgtgccTCAAATTTTTCTGATAGTCAGAAAAAGTGCgataaaatcacaaaaatcaCATTTCGTCAAACTAATTGTTATATCCTTGAATGGCAATCGATAGAATAGTTCCTGACGAAACTTACAGAGCACAAAATGTACAGGCAACAAGGACTTAGCCGtggtaaaatatatttctttatctATTGGAACCCTGAAATATCTTTTTAAGGACAAtggttaaaaaagaaaaacatattcTTTGTATTGTTGGGTATTTtcatctttattattattatgtatgtatgtaatatcggaatttcaaatttgttgttgtatttgcattaattgtatttgttgctgttgtttgaattgagtttattaaataaattgtagaaAAATGCAACctacatttttcaaatacttGTAGCTAAATTTTgcgtgttttgtttgtttgttgtttgtattatttaattaatatttaatgtttattacaTATGGTACGTACATGCGTGTAcgatattataatattgtttttcacATAAACAAGCTTGAAATTTACACTTTTAGTGCCtaactattaattttagtacatttgcgtataatttgatttatccCTTTAATATGATAGCTTAGTTAAGACTATATAAAGTTAGAAAAAATGTTCCGTTCGTATTAAGAAGTAGTTGTAGATACATTTATAGAGATAAAGATATAGCAATGGGTAAAGGTATAGCTATAGGCATagataatatatacaaatatgtgaaaaatttaaaggGCGAATACGAAAATACGAgatgaaaatgtaatttttttaaattgcggCACATTTGATCCATATGATATtgttattatgttatttataatttataaataatgccTATATTGTTGGATAGAACTCGTAATCGTATTTAAGTTGATTTAGTTTCGATAAAACCCGATAAATGTTggaatttcataaatttttatttgtatttacacATTAGTGGCATGAATTAATATAAATGGAAAGCTTGGTGCAGTTTGATTGATTAGAGCTTAAAAATGGTGCCAAGatgtttgaaataataataataattacaaatatttatatgtttatgtataaGGATCGAGGGATCGTTAAATGTGTTGTTGTgatcttaaatatatacaagtcgctgattattaaatatgattattgcTAAATGCAATGCAAGGACCGATTATAGGACACGGATACGGatcagactgacagacagacgaaaTACAgtcaaaaattacatttacactcttttttatatacttaaaagTTAGACAACATACACTTTAGcctaaatataatatataataataacaatgccAATACGCACAATCAGCGATTTTGGCTGCAATAACAGTTGTTGTTTGGTACACACACAATCTTTCTTTACACCTTCACTTGCATTTCTCATCTTTTTCTGTTAAAGTACTACATTTCACAATATagtttacatatatatatatatatgtatatatatatgcacgtgtgtatatataataaattttctttaaaacaaaaagtcaGTCCatagttttggtttttttttttttatcagatcGGCTCGATGATCcatgttgatgatgttgttgaagATGAGTTGGTTTTTCATCGATTTCCCGGCTTGCCTTTCGTTTAGATTTTCATGAAAAACCGTTCTCACAATATGCCATTCGTATAATATTGATAACCATCGTACAGTTTGGTTGACAGACTCTTCAGCGAGTCCTGAACAAGCTGCTCAACTTTGCGTTCCATTTCCTGCTCAGTTAAATTCATATGGAAACGTTTACGGAGATTCTGTACGGTGCCGGAACAGCCATTCTTAAAGCACGGCAAATGAGCATCTACAAAACAGATAAttagttaataaattgtttaattgtagCATAATTTCAAGACTTACTGCTGCGCATAATTTCGACAAAGTTTATGATACGATCCATGTGCTTGCGTGCTGACATCATTCCGACTAGGAGCAGGCGATTGAACTCCCGCCAGTGCTCGGAGCTGGTGCCGCCCATAACATCGACAAATTCGTGTGTGAGCTTAAATGGTGACTGCTCAAAACCTATAAAAGAttagaacagcaacaaattagtatagtatttttaaaatcataaactagtaataaaatgtaagaaaaccaaaataagcatggaaaaagtaaagcaaacAGTAATCAATTAATAAACCCTCTCAAAACTCACCCAAGTTCTTTGGAGATATGCTCAGAATGAAGCCAAAGTCGATGTGAATTATGTGTCCATCGGAATGGAAGAGTATATTTCCATTATGCCTAAAAAGAAGAGTGTTGCAGTTAGTTGTGTTGCCTTTCTTCTAGTGATTTAACAACTTACCTATCTTTAACCTGCAGCAGATACGATATCAGGCAATATGCCGCACAACTCTGCACAAAATTCTTTTGGGCACGACGAAAGGTTTCGCCCGTTGGCGTTCCATATTCATCTATAAAGTAATCCCGCAAGGATTTGTTGGAGttctttttgatttgatgCAACGAGACGGTGTTCAAGATGGGCTCAATCAAACCGCTGTCATTCGATAGACAAATGATCTTATATGGACGCACCCAAAGATCCACATGCTCCTCCAGCCAAATAATCTTGAACATCTGTAAAGGTTAAagacataaatttaaagaatttattgcagttgaaatttataatttgatttaccTGTAGAAGCTGTGTGGCCATCAGCTCCTGGCGCAAATCATCGCCACACTTGACAATGGCGGAGAGCAGGCGCCAGCTGGAGAGATGACCATATGGCGAGGATTCACGTATTAGTTTCTCCTTCTCATCCCAGGGTTCCTTTAGAAAAGatgcaatagttttataaGCAAATCCTTGAGCTAATCAATTGAGGTTGTAGTTACCTTTAGAGCTGCTGCCGATGGATCCTCGGGATCATTGCTAAACGACTTTGTGTTCTCACAattcaaattgttgcaatGTCGCGTTCGCACATCGCCAATGTTGAAGACAACTGGTGGACCTGGAAGAATATAGAGAGATGTGTTAGAATAGGTTTTAAGTGCTGCCCAAGTTTTATATGATTACCTTGATCTCTGGAGTCGCACGAGTCCAAGGACATCTGTGAAATGGCATCCCGTTCGCTGTTCTTGCGCATGTTCAAGTATTGCGCCGTGATCTCATCATCCTCCTGGGACCACACATCATCCTCCTGCAGTTGGAGTCCGCCCAGTGAGAGCAGATTGCCACAGTTATTATTATGTGTTGCCGGCTCGCCACAACCATTCTCCGCCAGCGTCTCCGTTGGCTTCTTGCGGCGGCAACTGGAACCATGATGACTACTGCTGCAGCTGGAGGTGCGACTGCAACTGGGATGCGTATTCAGACACGATCCCTCCAAGTGCTCCTCGCTTTTGGTATGTCGCAGCGAGGGCATCATCTTTGGAATCAAAGGAGATGTGTAAATATCAGAGACTTCGACAACCTCCACATAGATGATGTATGGTGTTTTATCCTTGGAGTTGAGCACGGCAGTCTTCTCCTCTGTGATGCGCACCACATGATGTGGAATGTCCGAGTAGAGTGGCAACCAAACGCGAGCAGGCAAATTCTTATTGATCAGATTGAGGAACATCCGCAGCGCCGATGTCTTCTCCGCCTTGGAGGGCAACGAGGTGAGGTTCTTGCCCACATTGATGAGCGCCTTCATGAACTCCTTCTGTGGCGCCGTCTTGGGTGCACCACAATTGCACAACGTGCGCTGTCCGAGCAATCCATTCACCTGTCCACGCACCGTCTCGAAGCAGGTGCAACCGTTGTCGAAGGCATGTCCCGAGGTGAGATCGCCCAGACACAGCTTGGCGGGAGTTGTGGGCAATGTTTGGGTCGTATACGGCGGCTGTTGATACATCCGATGGCTGATGCTCAACGTGTGCGGACTGCGGGAATCGGTGAGCAGAACTGTGGCATCCGACTGGGAGCGATGATGCGTCTTCTTCATCAGTGCGGCAGCAGCTGGGCCATGTGACGACTCGGATCTCGTTTGCTGTTTGTGCTCCTTCTTCGAGAAGATCTCCTTCATGAGGGCCAGCTTGGATTTGCgactgccgctgctgctgctgttccccAGGGAATCCATCTGATAGTTGTACGCCTCCAGCTGCCACAGACACTTGAGCGAAAAGTCCACAGACTTGCGGCATCGAATGGTCAAATAGGGATCCAACACCTCGGCCAGCTCATCCATTTGAATGTACATGACAATCAATTGCGGTATATACAGATCCACCTCGTGATCCGGAAAACTGAAGATCTTGTTGCCAATAAAGCTCAGCACGCCCGGCTCCTTGGAGTAGAACAAATAGTGGACAGCAAAGTGAATATTGAACACGGGCGATTCAAAGAATCTCAAGAGGCCGCTGGGACCACGTTCCGCACTCTGCTGCTGGGAACTCGTGGTCGGAGCACGTTCGCTGATGAAGTACTTGACCACGCCGGGCACCGGCAGCTTCAGCTTGTGCAGCGAACTGATGGAGGAGCTCTTGGGCAGCGTTACATCGGGatttgtttcagtttcagctccTGGCAAACGTAGATTCAGTGTGCGCTCCTTGATCTTTACCTCCGTGGAGGCGGAGGAGTCACCAGGAGTCCCCTCAGTGGTTGCCTCTGAGGTGGGCGTAACAATCGTTGTGGGCGTGGTCgtggcagctgctgcggcggcagctgcagcggcCTTTTTACTCGAATTCGAGGTGAGCAGACTGAAGAACTCCTTCTTCTTGGATATATCCGTGGGTGACTTGACCTGATCCTGTGGCGCTATCGCTGAACTGTTGCCCGTGGCATGCCCCattgtggcagctgttgcagtGTCCTCTGTCTTCTGCTTGGCCGCATTCTTCTTCTCGTGATTCTCGATAATGCTTTGGGCCGTGCGAAAGATGGCCATCTTGGTGGCACCAAAGAAATTCTTGAACAGCACCTGATCATTCTTTGTGCTCtccgtgggcgtggcaatgggtgtgggtgtgggagtgggcgtggcaacgggtgtcgttgtcgctgtggGCGTTGTGGCAACTGCAATCATGCTGTTATTACTGGACGTGCTCTGCGACGTGGGCATTGAATGTGCCTCCTCcatctcctgctgctgctgctcctgttcctcATCCTCGTGCTCATCCTCGTCCAGCACGGGCTCAATCTCGTTGGGCGCTGTGCCGAGCTCCAGGTTGATGGCTGCCTGTGACATGTTCATCACACGATAACGCACACGAGCATCCACATCGAATtgatcctcctcctcctgctcctgttgttgttgtttctgctgctgctgctgctgttgttgcagttgcagttgcagttgcaattgttgttgtaacttGGCCTGTTCCCgtttctgttgcttttgtttgcgAGACGGACGCAATGTGCGACAATCGAAATCGTTGGCAGGATAGAAGCATAGATCCGATTGCATTACATCGTAGTCCTCATCCATGGACGTTGTCTCCATCATATCGATGCATTCCTCCTcggcatccgcatccgcatcagcatcggcatcggcatccaTTTCACCCGAATCGAGAGATTCATGTGAGTGGCATATGCGATTCAATGAGATTTGATCCGACTCCGATCCACAGATGATGCCTGCCAGGACGAGACGAAGGTTCAAGGGagtgtataaataaatgatgcTCACATAATACGAAAAACAACAAGCGAAACAACTTCAAAAGTGACACAAGTTTCAAAGACTTATAAGATACATTCGTGTTTGGATATAGTGAGCACCCGTTACAGTGAacgtttaaattttgacctctttttaattctatttatgctttaaaaattatcctagcgttaatttatcttttgactttattttgtactCATTTgacgtcaaaatatcttttagttgaataaatctttgtaaaatttgttttaatgtaaGCTTcactatttttgaaaactttttgtaaattttagaaaaagttacaaaaatgtAGCTTTCTGTAAATTGTTACTGGTGTAGTTTCCACTATCAGTAAACATTATTGAAGAATTTTTCTAATCTCTTAAACCTTAGTTGGAATTTCCCTGCTGCCAATTTTTTAGTTGGGAATTTCCCTACTGCTATATTTTTAGCTGAAACTATTTTCCTAAATATCTACTTCTGATTTTCAACTTACTACACTTGATATATATTtccgaatttaaaaatcactGAAGGATTTGTACTATATACCATTAGttaaaagcaacaagaaaacaccaaaatttaaatttgctcaTTATATCCAGACTTGACTGTACAGTATAAAGTGCATTATTTAGTAATTTCCCCACTTCTGCTATCACTGTATCATAAATTTTCTAATCCTGTCACCTACCGGAGTCATCGGATCCAAGACTAGTCAAATCCTCGCGCTTCTTGCTGCTGCCGGcgctgctgcaactgttgctgctgctgctgcagccgcCGTTGCTGCCACCGATGACACCAACAATGTCCTGTGCCCGCGTCGACATCGATTCACTCGACTTGGGACGCATGCGTAACGTGGGACACGAATCAACTGAAAtggaattgaattatttattattaagagGCAaatattacagggtatctctgTGTAGCTACTCACCCACGGATCCATTGGCTATATGCAGATTGCGTTGCTCGTGTATGTGCACATTGATTGGTGGCGTCTCCGTTGCTGGCTTCACCATTGTGGCAACTGTTGGAGGCAacgctgtgttgttgttggctgccaTACAAGTGACGGCTGGCATTGGCGGGggggaggtggaggtggaggatgtggatgtggagaGTGCAGCAGTTACACTggccgctgttgttgcaatCTTCGAGCACATATTCGTGCTGAGTATCGATGATGGTGAGCAAAATGTTGTCTCGCTTTCTGCATTGGGCGACGAGATTTCCACctaaaaaaaagcacaaaacaaatcaagtattttttttaacttgtcaGTCAGCAGcttaattattgtaaaaagTCAAGTGCAaagaaaacagacaaaaagaagaaaacaataaagagagctctctcgctcactctctctctctctcgtgaTAGTTTGCAATCATGTGAAAAGCTCAAAACTACGCTGCAACAACTAAAACTCAAATGTTATGGAATGCAaagctctctcgctctctttgtgTGCTCTCAGCTCTCCATTTAATTGGAGAGCACCTGAATGTGTGGGTGCGAGCGGGATAACTGGTTTGCTCTTTTGTTATTCTGTtcgtgtttgttgttgtcgctcgCTCTTGATAACCAGAAATGTACACAAATAGCAAAAAGTGCgaataaaaaatgtgaataacAATGCGAACAGcgataaaaaatacaatttaacagATTATATtgagtacacacacacacacacacacacgcaaagcAACTGAAACTTTGCAAGTTCAGGTGTGTGGGCAACGTGGGTGGTTGTGGGGTGGAGTGGCAATACTTTGCACTGACaacaattacagggtattcgaAAATTACTCACCTCGGGTATGCGTTGCA
This genomic interval carries:
- the LOC117788994 gene encoding phosphatidylinositol 4-kinase beta isoform X2; protein product: MGILLPPVSQVTNTRINHTQHHRNRSLDSALQRIPEVEISSPNAESETTFCSPSSILSTNMCSKIATTAASVTAALSTSTSSTSTSPPPMPAVTCMAANNNTALPPTVATMVKPATETPPINVHIHEQRNLHIANGSVVDSCPTLRMRPKSSESMSTRAQDIVGVIGGSNGGCSSSSNSCSSAGSSKKREDLTSLGSDDSGIICGSESDQISLNRICHSHESLDSGEMDADADADADADAEEECIDMMETTSMDEDYDVMQSDLCFYPANDFDCRTLRPSRKQKQQKREQAKLQQQLQLQLQLQQQQQQQQKQQQQEQEEEDQFDVDARVRYRVMNMSQAAINLELGTAPNEIEPVLDEDEHEDEEQEQQQQEMEEAHSMPTSQSTSSNNSMIAVATTPTATTTPVATPTPTPTPIATPTESTKNDQVLFKNFFGATKMAIFRTAQSIIENHEKKNAAKQKTEDTATAATMGHATGNSSAIAPQDQVKSPTDISKKKEFFSLLTSNSSKKAAAAAAAAAATTTPTTIVTPTSEATTEGTPGDSSASTEVKIKERTLNLRLPGAETETNPDVTLPKSSSISSLHKLKLPVPGVVKYFISERAPTTSSQQQSAERGPSGLLRFFESPVFNIHFAVHYLFYSKEPGVLSFIGNKIFSFPDHEVDLYIPQLIVMYIQMDELAEVLDPYLTIRCRKSVDFSLKCLWQLEAYNYQMDSLGNSSSSGSRKSKLALMKEIFSKKEHKQQTRSESSHGPAAAALMKKTHHRSQSDATVLLTDSRSPHTLSISHRMYQQPPYTTQTLPTTPAKLCLGDLTSGHAFDNGCTCFETVRGQVNGLLGQRTLCNCGAPKTAPQKEFMKALINVGKNLTSLPSKAEKTSALRMFLNLINKNLPARVWLPLYSDIPHHVVRITEEKTAVLNSKDKTPYIIYVEVVEVSDIYTSPLIPKMMPSLRHTKSEEHLEGSCLNTHPSCSRTSSCSSSHHGSSCRRKKPTETLAENGCGEPATHNNNCGNLLSLGGLQLQEDDVWSQEDDEITAQYLNMRKNSERDAISQMSLDSCDSRDQGPPVVFNIGDVRTRHCNNLNCENTKSFSNDPEDPSAAALKEPWDEKEKLIRESSPYGHLSSWRLLSAIVKCGDDLRQELMATQLLQMFKIIWLEEHVDLWVRPYKIICLSNDSGLIEPILNTVSLHQIKKNSNKSLRDYFIDEYGTPTGETFRRAQKNFVQSCAAYCLISYLLQVKDRHNGNILFHSDGHIIHIDFGFILSISPKNLGFEQSPFKLTHEFVDVMGGTSSEHWREFNRLLLVGMMSARKHMDRIINFVEIMRSNAHLPCFKNGCSGTVQNLRKRFHMNLTEQEMERKVEQLVQDSLKSLSTKLYDGYQYYTNGIL